A window of Aquitalea denitrificans contains these coding sequences:
- a CDS encoding ImcF-related family protein translates to MTSLPSSSPTPRRVYWIPLILFAIGALALLLVWLYGKTLSQGPTDGFLLQTSLFFWAVLLPTLAVFVWLLLLIRGPAALSAPRFHRANTAMDDRSDGLDSVLQYMRHQYPGKWRSIKPWVATLLPEKAVSSLADVDQAPAPLWLDSPDALLLRVTPEQPAKLLARLRGRWRVPLDAVTLVGDALPNTGSVQLQQLLDLNARCHWRLPVCLALTGWTVPEQGISCLLTQPGNAAQTRADLHKLVWQSAIDGQAALLAHKGSATLAFSAALEQPGVIDNLAESLAQISRHLPDGQHIIRLAWIAGPDLSHIAGHVVEDCVQSAPRRHRLALTDHIGWLVLALSLLLAVGVGVSAVRNHALAVDAQARIAQLNAARTIRQALPALLSSQQLLQQLSQQANAGIPLLSRFGLNLNDRVQAPLFATYGKTARQWVIAPAQQDIQRILLELNKLPLSGGGEAISLASKVGFDSLKAYLMLDTPSRTQAAFLSDQLRQRSGFNDQAHAQILQFYAQHLAAHPEWKLAALPTVVAGARQTLLGLNGVEHGDETIYQSILQQAGEKYPARTASSLLPGVDSRGLFLLPGTISGAYTREAWEGYVNAAIDAADPKQGGEALWVMGAEAARSEGSLLKTRLRQRYFTDYAAAWQAWLNGLRWQSANSLPSAVAQLSTYADPQRSPLLALMHMIQYQGQAGATEKSLARDLLDKTRALVGKSTDKAATQDPARSDPLASAFGPLLQLTAPDDGKGNNTLSLARYLESVTSVRLKLQQLASSPNPDAASRQLAQALFKGEQNALAHGQNYAAMLAASMGAEWAGFAQQLFVSPLDSANQVVMLPAAFDINDLWQRSVFLPWGSKVAGRFPFNATDNEASIPVLTGFLAPEQGAIARFLGNTLAGALVQEGDQWLPSPTLVNAAPFDANFLNAVNMLSHLSSLLYAEGDASYQFDLRPVAMPGLIETTLFIDGQELKYFNQRETWLAMHWPATGQNTGTRLQWQSLSTGTQQTLEFSGRWAFIRLLEKARVVQLDKARFQLDFALPDGLTARYILRTSASEGPLALLKLLQFKLPSRVFALPGPPTATRENMSATR, encoded by the coding sequence ATGACCAGCCTGCCAAGCTCTTCCCCTACCCCGCGCCGCGTTTACTGGATACCCCTCATCCTGTTTGCAATTGGAGCACTGGCGCTGTTGCTGGTCTGGTTGTATGGCAAAACGCTGTCTCAGGGGCCGACGGATGGCTTCTTGTTGCAAACCAGTCTTTTCTTCTGGGCTGTGTTACTGCCAACCCTGGCGGTATTTGTCTGGTTACTGCTGCTGATCCGGGGACCTGCTGCGTTGTCGGCTCCTCGCTTTCACCGTGCCAACACCGCTATGGATGACAGGTCGGACGGCCTGGATTCCGTCCTGCAATACATGCGCCATCAGTACCCGGGCAAATGGCGCAGCATCAAGCCATGGGTGGCAACGCTATTGCCGGAGAAGGCGGTGTCCAGCCTGGCGGATGTCGACCAGGCCCCGGCACCGCTCTGGCTGGATAGCCCGGATGCCTTGCTGCTGCGCGTCACCCCGGAGCAGCCAGCAAAGCTCCTCGCCCGTTTGCGTGGCCGTTGGCGTGTGCCGCTGGATGCCGTCACCCTGGTGGGGGACGCATTGCCCAACACCGGGAGTGTGCAACTGCAGCAGCTACTGGATTTGAATGCACGCTGTCACTGGCGGCTGCCGGTCTGCCTTGCCCTTACCGGCTGGACGGTGCCAGAGCAAGGCATTTCCTGCCTGCTGACCCAACCCGGCAATGCAGCACAGACGCGGGCCGACTTGCACAAGCTGGTTTGGCAGAGCGCCATAGACGGCCAGGCAGCCTTGCTGGCGCATAAGGGCTCTGCCACGCTGGCTTTTTCCGCTGCGCTGGAGCAGCCCGGCGTGATTGATAATCTGGCCGAATCCCTGGCGCAGATCAGCCGCCACCTGCCAGACGGGCAGCACATCATTCGCCTGGCGTGGATTGCCGGTCCGGACTTATCGCATATTGCAGGCCATGTGGTGGAGGATTGTGTGCAGTCCGCACCGCGCAGGCATCGACTTGCGCTGACCGACCACATCGGCTGGCTGGTATTGGCGCTTTCCCTGCTGCTGGCCGTGGGCGTGGGGGTATCTGCCGTGCGCAATCACGCGCTGGCGGTGGATGCCCAGGCCCGTATCGCACAATTGAATGCCGCCCGCACCATCAGGCAGGCCTTGCCAGCCTTGTTGAGCAGCCAACAGTTATTGCAGCAGCTGTCACAGCAAGCCAACGCCGGTATTCCCCTGCTATCACGCTTTGGTTTGAACCTGAATGACAGGGTGCAAGCGCCGCTGTTTGCAACTTATGGCAAAACGGCCCGGCAGTGGGTGATTGCGCCTGCGCAACAGGATATCCAGCGCATTTTGCTTGAGCTGAACAAGCTGCCCCTGTCGGGCGGTGGCGAGGCGATTTCGCTGGCCAGCAAGGTGGGGTTTGACAGCCTGAAAGCTTATTTGATGCTGGATACGCCGTCCCGCACGCAAGCGGCATTCCTGTCGGATCAACTACGCCAACGTAGTGGATTCAACGATCAGGCGCATGCGCAAATCCTGCAGTTTTATGCGCAGCATCTGGCAGCACACCCGGAATGGAAGTTGGCGGCCTTGCCAACAGTCGTAGCAGGTGCGCGCCAGACACTGCTTGGCCTCAATGGGGTGGAGCATGGCGACGAGACGATTTACCAGTCCATCCTGCAGCAGGCTGGCGAGAAATATCCGGCCCGCACCGCCAGCAGCCTGTTACCTGGTGTAGACAGCCGTGGCCTGTTTCTGCTGCCCGGCACCATCTCTGGGGCTTACACCCGCGAAGCATGGGAAGGCTATGTGAATGCAGCGATTGATGCTGCCGATCCAAAACAAGGCGGCGAGGCGCTATGGGTGATGGGGGCAGAAGCCGCACGCAGCGAAGGCAGCCTGCTTAAAACCCGGCTGCGGCAACGCTATTTCACCGACTACGCCGCCGCCTGGCAAGCCTGGCTGAACGGGCTGCGCTGGCAATCTGCCAATTCCTTGCCCAGCGCCGTGGCGCAATTGAGCACTTACGCCGATCCACAACGCTCACCCCTGCTGGCCTTGATGCATATGATTCAGTATCAGGGGCAGGCCGGTGCCACCGAAAAATCCCTGGCGCGTGACTTGCTCGACAAAACCCGCGCGCTGGTGGGCAAATCCACCGACAAGGCAGCCACGCAAGATCCTGCACGCAGTGATCCGCTAGCAAGTGCCTTTGGCCCCTTGTTACAGTTGACGGCCCCGGATGATGGCAAGGGCAACAACACGCTCAGCCTGGCGCGCTATCTGGAATCCGTCACCTCGGTGCGGCTGAAACTGCAGCAGCTGGCCTCCTCGCCCAATCCTGATGCCGCGTCGCGGCAGTTGGCACAGGCGCTGTTCAAAGGCGAACAGAATGCGCTGGCCCATGGCCAGAACTACGCTGCCATGCTGGCGGCAAGCATGGGGGCGGAATGGGCGGGCTTTGCACAACAGTTGTTTGTCAGCCCACTGGATAGCGCAAATCAGGTGGTGATGTTGCCTGCGGCCTTTGACATCAATGATTTGTGGCAGCGCAGCGTCTTCTTGCCGTGGGGCAGTAAAGTTGCCGGGCGCTTCCCCTTCAATGCCACGGACAACGAAGCCTCCATCCCGGTCCTCACCGGCTTTCTGGCACCGGAACAAGGGGCGATTGCCCGCTTCCTGGGCAACACACTCGCCGGTGCGCTGGTGCAAGAAGGCGATCAGTGGCTTCCCAGCCCTACTCTGGTGAATGCGGCACCCTTCGATGCCAATTTCCTCAATGCCGTGAATATGCTGAGTCATCTGTCCAGCTTGCTGTATGCCGAAGGTGATGCCAGTTACCAGTTTGACCTGCGCCCTGTTGCCATGCCCGGGCTGATCGAAACAACACTCTTCATTGACGGCCAGGAATTAAAATACTTCAACCAGCGTGAAACGTGGCTAGCCATGCATTGGCCGGCGACAGGCCAGAATACCGGCACCCGCTTGCAGTGGCAGTCGCTCAGCACCGGGACGCAACAAACCCTGGAATTCAGCGGCCGCTGGGCCTTCATCCGCTTGCTGGAAAAAGCCAGGGTGGTGCAACTGGACAAAGCCCGCTTTCAACTGGACTTTGCCCTGCCTGATGGTTTGACCGCGCGCTATATCCTGCGCACAAGCGCCAGCGAGGGACCACTGGCCTTGCTCAAGCTGTTGCAATTCAAGCTGCCGTCACGGGTATTTGCCTTGCCCGGGCCGCCCACGGCCACCAGAGAGAACATGAGCGCCACGCGCTGA